One segment of Rhodothermus bifroesti DNA contains the following:
- a CDS encoding T9SS type A sorting domain-containing protein — MRRRTQRGVGDPATACDTFKMGVATVKIPSVVSEGTDGVVEHALAPGKLGTLKQPHRATWATGDNNPAVNAAFRVHARVLLVFALLMALVATVGTSRGFAQPVGMDGPAAPAQGEKIIYVDWNITASGDRTTFIGTTKGTARRHIVIHGSTVIRQAPGELLKAIPFELSVTDDWEEIATGPCLYEHRRWSIVDPDRYMGGPDEFWIYPWIFEPRQRADGRWYIEDPFNPEFFINGNLGRDFTYRFDYTYANPCTGEGSSDTETREAGWLYPVVFFDFGQGPHDLEGDPTGTVYTRDVTYTVELGDVPLTINFHATVRLPCGAAAASVASGQSSIQQVCGCAAYPPSHIFDASDPVVTSLRVSFYPPPPLAVGPDMAATFDLVATCEGRRVKNAELEVTVKPEPNSGGHLHDGNRPRGYLNGTEITDSRPSIKVKTDDHGNAEVRFEAGKDLQYRLRGIAGIYVIKARSTRFPYTSETSDRIDVLVYGLQELGPGANYQLSPIGGPPHPKVLYGTPATLNAVRQLADAFRQRQEEHNADLRFYGKPEWPIAPTKVLAISLEDGGLFDLPQRGWWRIPFGLHGYGLQALIVPSLTGLGFPVPKKEVTAWMEREFRRLGEQYGTWYSDGGSPWNLAVEQRTATRVNMASTADGPDLATVVFLSDPADRYAAGVGQTVTYTVGVENLARSTQAHNVVLTATLPSELTFLSANPAPTRMAGANQPVWELGTLDAEGVPRLFDVVAEVGGSVAPGTMLTVTAEASTSDADANPSDNQSEAFGLLVQPPGPDLVVRSDIAATAMTVGQPIPLTLEVANAGNAPAADVTLSLTLPDSVTLDSASPAPATSSAGRATWNLGSLAPDTSKRVTVTVSLDPALLARVPLDPDLEAGGVLTYTLQAESVTPDIDLSNNVEEVVKRVEFAGPDLSVSMNVQGADGPGMLSPGQDVTYTLLYGNAGNQMAPATTLSLSLWSGLELVSAQPAPSRTMTSPTFAGGVLGWDLGDLPVGEWGMVQVQLHVASIPPEGSLVLAVVGSGSADTHPVDNTVLDHRTIAVVGSSREDQLSNAEGRYQLAQNYPNPFILVTTIEYTVSQASPVKLEIYNLLGQKLRTLVDGFQVAGRYVVRWDGLDGHGHRVPSGVYLYQLRAGQTVITRKMTLMK, encoded by the coding sequence ATGCGGCGACGCACTCAACGTGGTGTGGGCGACCCAGCGACCGCTTGTGACACCTTCAAGATGGGGGTCGCAACGGTCAAGATTCCTAGCGTGGTGAGCGAGGGCACCGATGGGGTCGTTGAACACGCCTTAGCGCCCGGTAAGCTCGGCACGCTGAAACAGCCTCATCGAGCCACCTGGGCAACAGGTGACAACAACCCAGCGGTAAACGCAGCGTTCAGGGTGCATGCGCGCGTTTTACTGGTTTTTGCATTGCTCATGGCGCTGGTGGCGACCGTGGGAACGAGCCGTGGTTTTGCGCAGCCTGTCGGTATGGATGGGCCGGCGGCGCCCGCCCAGGGCGAAAAGATCATCTACGTAGACTGGAACATTACCGCCAGCGGTGACCGCACGACGTTCATCGGCACTACCAAGGGAACGGCACGCCGCCACATCGTCATCCACGGCTCTACCGTCATCCGTCAGGCGCCGGGCGAATTGCTCAAAGCCATTCCCTTTGAGCTGAGCGTGACGGACGATTGGGAGGAGATTGCAACGGGCCCCTGTCTTTACGAGCACCGGCGCTGGTCCATTGTCGACCCCGACCGTTACATGGGCGGGCCCGACGAATTCTGGATTTACCCATGGATTTTCGAGCCGCGTCAGCGGGCCGACGGCCGCTGGTACATCGAAGACCCCTTCAATCCGGAGTTCTTCATCAACGGCAACCTCGGCCGCGATTTTACCTACCGTTTCGATTACACCTACGCCAATCCCTGTACTGGTGAAGGATCTTCTGACACGGAGACCCGGGAAGCAGGCTGGCTTTACCCAGTCGTGTTCTTCGATTTCGGCCAGGGGCCTCACGATCTGGAAGGGGACCCGACCGGCACGGTCTATACCCGAGATGTGACGTACACCGTGGAACTGGGCGACGTACCCCTGACGATCAACTTCCATGCTACCGTCCGGCTTCCCTGCGGCGCAGCAGCGGCATCCGTGGCCAGCGGCCAGAGTTCCATCCAGCAGGTGTGCGGCTGCGCCGCGTATCCGCCGTCGCACATCTTTGACGCCAGTGATCCTGTCGTCACCAGCCTGCGCGTCTCATTCTATCCGCCTCCCCCGTTGGCAGTCGGTCCGGATATGGCGGCGACTTTCGACCTTGTCGCCACCTGCGAAGGGCGGCGGGTGAAGAACGCCGAACTGGAGGTCACCGTCAAGCCGGAGCCAAACAGCGGCGGCCATCTCCATGACGGCAACCGCCCGCGCGGCTACCTCAACGGTACCGAGATCACCGACAGCCGGCCCAGCATCAAGGTCAAGACCGACGACCACGGCAACGCCGAGGTGAGGTTTGAGGCCGGCAAGGACCTGCAGTACCGCTTGCGCGGCATCGCCGGCATCTACGTTATCAAGGCCAGGTCAACCCGTTTTCCCTACACTAGCGAGACGTCGGATCGCATCGACGTCTTGGTGTACGGGCTGCAGGAACTCGGCCCCGGCGCCAACTACCAACTCTCTCCCATCGGAGGCCCTCCTCATCCGAAAGTACTCTACGGCACGCCGGCGACGCTGAACGCCGTCCGCCAACTGGCCGATGCCTTCCGCCAGCGCCAGGAGGAGCACAATGCTGACCTGCGCTTCTACGGCAAGCCGGAGTGGCCCATCGCGCCGACAAAGGTCTTGGCCATCAGCCTGGAGGACGGCGGCCTGTTCGACCTCCCGCAACGGGGATGGTGGCGGATCCCCTTTGGCCTGCATGGGTACGGGCTGCAAGCCCTCATAGTGCCTTCGCTCACAGGGTTAGGGTTCCCCGTTCCCAAAAAGGAGGTCACGGCCTGGATGGAGCGGGAGTTTCGCCGCCTGGGGGAGCAATACGGCACCTGGTACAGCGACGGCGGCTCTCCCTGGAACCTGGCGGTTGAGCAGAGGACGGCCACGCGGGTGAACATGGCGTCAACGGCGGACGGCCCTGACCTGGCGACGGTGGTCTTCTTGTCGGACCCTGCCGACCGCTACGCCGCCGGGGTCGGGCAGACGGTCACCTACACGGTAGGTGTAGAAAACCTAGCACGCAGCACCCAGGCGCACAATGTGGTGTTGACCGCCACCTTGCCGAGTGAGCTGACATTCCTCAGTGCCAACCCTGCGCCCACCCGCATGGCCGGGGCCAACCAGCCCGTCTGGGAACTCGGCACCTTGGATGCTGAGGGTGTGCCGCGTCTTTTTGACGTCGTGGCCGAAGTCGGCGGGAGCGTCGCGCCCGGCACCATGCTGACCGTCACCGCCGAGGCCAGCACCAGCGATGCCGACGCGAACCCGTCCGATAACCAATCTGAAGCCTTTGGGCTTTTGGTGCAGCCGCCAGGGCCGGATCTTGTCGTCCGCTCGGACATTGCGGCGACGGCCATGACCGTCGGCCAACCCATCCCCTTGACGCTGGAAGTGGCAAACGCCGGCAATGCACCTGCCGCCGATGTTACGCTTAGCTTGACGCTTCCTGACTCGGTTACGCTCGACAGCGCGAGCCCTGCGCCGGCCACCTCTAGTGCAGGCCGCGCCACCTGGAACTTGGGAAGCCTTGCTCCCGACACCTCCAAACGGGTAACGGTGACGGTGTCTCTGGATCCGGCGCTGTTGGCTCGCGTGCCGCTGGATCCAGACCTGGAGGCGGGCGGTGTGTTGACCTACACCCTGCAGGCCGAGTCGGTGACGCCCGACATTGACCTGAGCAATAACGTGGAAGAGGTGGTTAAACGGGTGGAGTTTGCCGGGCCTGATCTGTCGGTGTCGATGAACGTGCAAGGAGCCGACGGTCCGGGGATGCTGAGCCCGGGGCAAGACGTTACCTACACGCTGCTCTACGGTAACGCTGGCAACCAGATGGCGCCGGCGACGACTTTGAGCTTATCCCTCTGGTCGGGGCTTGAGCTGGTGAGCGCGCAGCCCGCGCCGAGCCGGACGATGACGAGTCCGACCTTCGCCGGGGGTGTTCTGGGCTGGGACTTGGGCGATCTGCCGGTGGGCGAATGGGGAATGGTTCAGGTGCAACTCCATGTGGCATCGATCCCGCCGGAGGGGAGCCTTGTCCTGGCGGTGGTTGGTAGTGGCTCGGCAGACACCCATCCGGTGGACAACACAGTTTTGGATCACCGTACGATAGCTGTTGTTGGGAGTAGCCGGGAAGACCAGCTATCCAACGCCGAGGGGCGCTATCAGCTCGCGCAGAACTATCCTAATCCCTTTATCTTGGTCACGACCATCGAGTACACCGTTTCGCAGGCCAGTCCGGTGAAGCTAGAGATCTACAACCTTCTGGGTCAGAAGCTGCGGACGTTGGTGGACGGCTTCCAGGTAGCAGGTCGTTACGTGGTGCGTTGGGACGGGCTCGATGGGCATGGGCACCGCGTGCCGAGTGGCGTCTACCTCTATCAACTCAGGGCGGGCCAGACGGTGATCACGAGAAAGATGACCTTGATGAAGTGA
- a CDS encoding alpha/beta fold hydrolase: MPEVESHGIRIRYDDQGQGEPALLFLPGWCASRRVFAELTRRCARWRRTLALDWRGHGESERPTEDLGFDRLADNGGFTGEEAHPDIDFGFDSLVDDALAVIEASQADRVVPVALSHAGWVAIELRRRLGARIPKLVLLDWIVLEAPPPFLGALQALQDPAQWQQVRERLFSMWLQGLDLPALAHFVREDMGSYPFAMWARAGREIAAAYAKAGSPLQALASLDPAVPVLHLYAQPEDAGYLEAQRSFSDTHPWFQVVKLQARSHFPMYEVPDEMARTIERFVA, from the coding sequence ATGCCAGAGGTTGAATCCCACGGGATACGCATCCGCTACGACGACCAGGGTCAGGGAGAGCCGGCACTTCTGTTCCTGCCTGGCTGGTGTGCTAGCCGCAGGGTCTTTGCCGAACTCACTCGGCGCTGCGCCCGATGGAGGCGCACGCTGGCCCTTGACTGGCGGGGGCATGGAGAGTCGGAGAGGCCTACCGAGGATTTGGGATTTGACAGGCTCGCCGACAATGGTGGTTTTACGGGCGAGGAGGCACACCCCGACATTGACTTCGGATTTGACAGCCTCGTTGACGATGCCCTTGCTGTGATCGAGGCGAGCCAGGCGGACCGGGTGGTGCCAGTTGCGCTGTCCCACGCCGGCTGGGTTGCCATTGAGCTGCGTCGTCGGTTGGGTGCGCGTATTCCCAAGCTGGTGCTGCTCGACTGGATCGTCCTCGAAGCGCCGCCGCCTTTTCTTGGGGCATTGCAAGCGCTCCAGGATCCGGCCCAGTGGCAGCAAGTGCGTGAACGACTCTTCTCCATGTGGCTTCAGGGACTGGACCTTCCGGCGTTGGCCCATTTTGTGCGCGAGGATATGGGCTCGTACCCCTTTGCGATGTGGGCCCGTGCAGGTCGAGAGATCGCTGCTGCGTATGCGAAGGCTGGGAGCCCGCTTCAGGCCCTGGCCAGCCTGGACCCTGCCGTGCCGGTGCTACATCTGTATGCGCAGCCGGAAGATGCGGGATATCTGGAGGCGCAGCGGTCATTCAGCGACACGCATCCGTGGTTCCAGGTGGTGAAGCTCCAGGCGCGGAGCCACTTCCCGATGTACGAAGTCCCCGACGAGATGGCCAGGACCATAGAGCGATTTGTCGCTTGA
- a CDS encoding alpha/beta fold hydrolase, which yields MPDVPSHGIRIRYDDQGQGEPALLFLPGWCASRRVFAELAALFPPDGLPDMQAVIALAQRYNLEFDMSQLPVIIREHNVQLG from the coding sequence ATGCCAGACGTTCCATCCCACGGGATACGCATCCGCTACGACGACCAGGGTCAGGGAGAGCCGGCACTTCTGTTCCTGCCTGGCTGGTGTGCTAGCCGCAGGGTCTTTGCCGAACTGGCAGCCCTGTTCCCACCTGATGGCCTACCAGATATGCAGGCGGTGATAGCACTTGCGCAGCGGTACAACTTGGAGTTTGACATGAGTCAACTGCCAGTCATCATTCGTGAGCATAACGTACAACTCGGGTAA
- a CDS encoding glyoxalase superfamily protein: MKLPKQRVVPALRITDYERSKAYCIERLGFTVEWEHRFGPHIPAFMSIVCDGMQIYLTQHSGDCQVGGLVYFVIPDVDAWYSEFRERGGA; the protein is encoded by the coding sequence ATGAAGTTGCCCAAACAGCGTGTCGTCCCTGCCCTGCGGATCACAGATTATGAGCGCAGCAAGGCGTATTGCATCGAGAGGCTCGGTTTTACTGTGGAATGGGAGCACCGCTTTGGGCCTCACATTCCAGCCTTCATGTCCATCGTTTGTGATGGCATGCAGATCTACTTGACGCAGCACAGCGGCGATTGCCAAGTGGGTGGGTTAGTCTACTTTGTGATTCCAGACGTGGATGCGTGGTACAGTGAGTTTCGGGAGCGAGGGGGAGCGTAG
- a CDS encoding DUF2182 domain-containing protein, with protein MLTEIVVAALKRDRIIVIAGLTAVTALAWAYVIQFASSMTGMDINAIGMSMPTTQAWRSGDVLLTFLMWAVMMVAMMTPSATPMILLFARVSRQRQADRMPLLGTMAFLLGYLILWGSFSAGATLVQWGLHSAALLSPELIRISPALGGMLLILAGVYQFTPLKHICLSQCRTPLGFLMTEWREGIRGALIMGVRHGLYCVGCCWMLMTLLFVAGVMNLLWVALIAGYILVEKVAPAGQWISRAIGGLAVGWGIWLLLRALGA; from the coding sequence ATGCTGACCGAAATTGTCGTGGCCGCGCTGAAACGAGACCGCATCATTGTGATCGCCGGTCTCACCGCCGTTACTGCGCTGGCATGGGCATATGTGATTCAGTTCGCTTCCAGCATGACGGGCATGGACATCAACGCGATAGGGATGTCCATGCCCACCACGCAAGCCTGGCGAAGTGGAGACGTTCTCCTCACCTTCCTGATGTGGGCCGTCATGATGGTGGCAATGATGACGCCCTCAGCCACACCTATGATTCTCCTGTTTGCCAGGGTCAGTCGCCAGCGACAGGCGGACCGAATGCCCCTTCTTGGCACGATGGCTTTCTTGCTTGGCTACTTGATCCTGTGGGGTTCGTTTAGCGCTGGAGCCACTTTGGTTCAGTGGGGTTTGCATTCCGCCGCGTTGCTTTCGCCTGAGCTCATCCGCATCAGTCCTGCCTTGGGCGGGATGTTGCTCATCCTGGCTGGCGTATATCAGTTTACGCCGCTCAAGCACATCTGCCTGTCGCAGTGCCGCACGCCCCTCGGTTTTCTCATGACCGAATGGCGAGAAGGAATAAGGGGTGCGCTCATCATGGGTGTGCGACATGGCCTCTACTGCGTCGGCTGTTGCTGGATGCTGATGACCTTGCTCTTTGTAGCGGGAGTGATGAATTTGCTGTGGGTCGCCCTCATCGCCGGGTATATTTTGGTTGAGAAAGTAGCCCCAGCCGGACAATGGATCAGTCGCGCGATCGGTGGGCTTGCGGTTGGATGGGGGATATGGTTGCTGCTTCGAGCGTTGGGAGCGTAA
- a CDS encoding DUF1326 domain-containing protein, whose amino-acid sequence MPAQWNYQAELIAACICDWGCPCNFNAKPTQGYCEGMYAGHITAGVCGETRLDGVKWALAAKWPGAIHEGGGVCKIWIDQTASEPQRRAVEEILKGQHGGKPWGILAATIDQWLTTTYVPFEWTYDEHLSYCKAGNEVQVVLDAMRNPVTGAETRASVVLPDGLITKRLEATATKVLSIFSKELKIIAPGKYGFYCTVEHGN is encoded by the coding sequence ATGCCTGCGCAATGGAATTATCAAGCCGAGCTGATCGCTGCGTGTATCTGTGACTGGGGTTGCCCGTGTAACTTTAACGCCAAACCAACACAAGGGTACTGCGAGGGGATGTATGCCGGTCACATCACCGCAGGTGTGTGTGGTGAGACACGATTAGATGGCGTCAAGTGGGCATTGGCCGCCAAATGGCCTGGTGCCATCCATGAAGGAGGCGGCGTGTGCAAAATCTGGATCGACCAGACCGCGTCCGAGCCACAACGGCGGGCAGTGGAAGAGATATTGAAAGGCCAGCATGGAGGCAAGCCCTGGGGCATCCTTGCTGCCACGATTGACCAGTGGCTTACGACCACTTATGTCCCCTTCGAGTGGACGTATGATGAACACCTGAGCTACTGCAAAGCGGGAAACGAAGTCCAAGTGGTGCTAGACGCCATGCGGAACCCGGTCACAGGCGCAGAAACCCGTGCCTCGGTTGTGCTGCCTGATGGATTAATCACAAAACGACTCGAGGCCACAGCGACCAAAGTTCTTTCGATCTTCAGCAAAGAGCTCAAGATCATTGCGCCTGGGAAATACGGCTTCTATTGCACGGTGGAACACGGCAATTAG
- a CDS encoding methyltransferase — MEDANARLIDLISGRWRSQILYAGVKLGVFDALAHGPKNAVRVARELGVDAGLLYRLMRALGSLELLKEDHTGTFSLTPMGELLRRDHPQTLRGITLWEEGPLTYFAWWHLPDLIKEGKQDGFVREFGRPLFEYLSQNPSHGEVFNEAMSSLSSMDNALVLEALESYDFSNISHLCDIGGGHGLTLCSLLAKYPHLRGTVLELPGVIEQKELLWADKMGVGDRCAYVPGDMFREVPPADAYMLKRVLHDWNDEACIQILSNAHEAAPRDGRIFIMEAVVPGPDTSHLSKLFDIHMLVMLTGRERTAEEYAGLLEAAGWTYRQAWYPVSKMLGVVEGRKA, encoded by the coding sequence ATGGAAGATGCAAATGCTAGGCTCATCGACCTGATTTCGGGGAGATGGCGTAGCCAAATACTGTATGCGGGAGTCAAGCTGGGTGTGTTCGATGCTCTGGCTCACGGTCCCAAGAACGCCGTCCGTGTGGCCAGAGAGCTGGGTGTGGATGCGGGCCTACTCTATCGGCTCATGCGGGCCTTGGGTTCTCTAGAACTCTTAAAAGAAGACCACACCGGGACTTTCTCCCTGACCCCCATGGGCGAGTTGCTCCGTAGGGACCACCCGCAAACACTGCGCGGCATAACCCTGTGGGAAGAAGGCCCCTTGACCTACTTCGCCTGGTGGCACCTCCCTGACCTGATCAAAGAGGGAAAGCAGGACGGCTTTGTCAGGGAGTTTGGCCGGCCTCTCTTTGAGTATCTCAGCCAGAACCCGAGTCATGGAGAAGTTTTCAACGAGGCCATGAGCAGCTTGTCCAGCATGGATAACGCGTTGGTGCTGGAAGCCCTGGAGAGCTACGACTTCTCCAACATCTCCCATCTCTGTGACATCGGCGGCGGCCACGGCTTGACTCTGTGCAGCCTTTTGGCAAAATACCCCCACCTGCGAGGGACAGTCTTGGAGCTCCCCGGTGTGATCGAACAAAAAGAGTTGTTGTGGGCTGACAAGATGGGTGTGGGAGATCGGTGCGCCTACGTGCCCGGGGACATGTTCCGCGAGGTCCCCCCGGCAGACGCCTATATGCTGAAGCGCGTCCTTCATGACTGGAACGATGAGGCGTGTATCCAGATTCTCTCCAACGCTCACGAGGCCGCACCCCGGGATGGGAGGATCTTTATCATGGAAGCCGTGGTCCCTGGCCCGGACACCTCCCATCTTTCCAAGCTTTTCGATATTCACATGCTTGTCATGCTGACCGGACGGGAGAGGACCGCCGAGGAGTATGCTGGACTGCTGGAAGCAGCGGGGTGGACGTACCGGCAGGCGTGGTACCCTGTGTCCAAGATGCTGGGGGTGGTGGAGGGAAGGAAGGCATAG
- a CDS encoding group I truncated hemoglobin, whose amino-acid sequence MTTRILKLWAILTIVAPMASGSHTVFAQDSAEEKQVSLYDRLGGLAPISVVVSDFIDALMPDAVLNANPEIDAARKRVPAPYLKYHVTALVCQATGGPCQYHGRTMKEAHGHLNITEGEWDRMVTIFKEILAKHKVPAKETEELLALVGSTKADIVVSKDDK is encoded by the coding sequence ATGACAACACGTATTTTGAAACTGTGGGCCATCCTTACGATCGTCGCTCCGATGGCATCCGGCTCCCACACGGTCTTCGCTCAGGACAGTGCAGAAGAGAAGCAGGTGTCCCTATACGACCGACTGGGTGGTCTCGCGCCGATTTCGGTCGTTGTCAGCGACTTCATAGATGCCCTTATGCCAGATGCTGTTCTCAATGCGAATCCTGAGATCGATGCGGCAAGGAAGCGCGTGCCTGCACCGTACCTCAAGTACCATGTGACTGCGCTCGTCTGTCAGGCAACTGGCGGTCCGTGCCAGTACCATGGCCGTACGATGAAGGAGGCCCACGGGCATCTCAACATTACGGAGGGCGAGTGGGACCGAATGGTCACCATCTTCAAAGAGATTCTCGCGAAGCACAAAGTGCCGGCGAAGGAGACTGAAGAGCTCCTTGCCCTCGTTGGCTCGACGAAGGCTGATATCGTGGTGTCCAAGGACGACAAGTGA
- a CDS encoding DUF4242 domain-containing protein, which produces MPKFVIEREIPGAGKLSPQELQAISQKSCSVLSEMGPQIQWVQSYVTDDKIYCIYVAPNEEAVREHAKQGGFPANRVSRVWSVIDPTTAE; this is translated from the coding sequence ATGCCTAAGTTTGTAATCGAGAGAGAGATTCCTGGTGCAGGGAAGCTATCGCCTCAGGAGTTGCAGGCCATCTCACAGAAGTCGTGCAGTGTCTTGAGTGAGATGGGTCCGCAGATCCAGTGGGTTCAGAGCTACGTCACGGACGACAAGATCTACTGTATATACGTTGCTCCGAACGAAGAGGCGGTGCGCGAGCACGCAAAGCAAGGCGGGTTCCCTGCCAACAGAGTGTCACGAGTGTGGTCGGTGATCGATCCGACTACAGCTGAGTAG
- a CDS encoding class I SAM-dependent methyltransferase translates to MSETMDQAKAEAFAGRMMALLNDAFLGMLVSIGHQTRLFDTMAEMPPATSEAIAQATRLQERYVREWLGGMVVARIVSYDPATQTYVLPPEHAAFLTRSAGANNLAFFTQYIRLLSAVEGDVIRAFREGSGVGYDKYPDFQRLQAEESAALFDTALVEAILPLADGVVERLRSGIDVIDLGTGQGHAVNVMARAFPNSRFVGVDFSAEGIEAARAEAADWKLPNARFEVADVAAELPGEFDLVTAFDVIHDLAKPKVVLANISRALRPEGVFLMMDMAASSRLEENLDHPFGPALYGVSVMHCMTVSLAQGGEGLGTMWGEQMAQDYLKEAGFSHVQVHHLEGDPMHAIYVARS, encoded by the coding sequence ATGAGTGAAACGATGGATCAAGCGAAGGCTGAGGCGTTCGCCGGAAGGATGATGGCGCTGCTCAATGACGCGTTCCTGGGAATGCTCGTGAGCATCGGGCATCAGACCCGCCTCTTCGATACCATGGCTGAAATGCCACCGGCAACCAGTGAGGCCATTGCCCAAGCCACTAGGCTTCAGGAGCGCTACGTGCGGGAGTGGCTCGGGGGCATGGTTGTGGCGCGGATCGTCTCGTACGACCCAGCCACCCAGACGTACGTGCTTCCTCCCGAACACGCTGCTTTTCTCACGCGATCCGCCGGCGCGAACAATCTCGCCTTTTTCACGCAATACATCCGGCTGCTTTCCGCCGTTGAGGGGGATGTCATCCGTGCGTTCCGCGAAGGTAGTGGCGTCGGCTACGACAAGTATCCCGACTTTCAACGGCTTCAGGCCGAGGAGAGCGCCGCGCTGTTCGACACGGCGTTGGTGGAGGCGATCTTGCCCTTGGCGGACGGGGTCGTGGAGCGCTTGCGTTCTGGCATTGACGTGATCGATCTGGGCACCGGACAAGGCCATGCCGTCAATGTGATGGCCCGTGCGTTTCCCAACAGCCGTTTTGTGGGCGTGGATTTCTCGGCAGAAGGCATCGAGGCCGCGCGCGCCGAAGCGGCCGATTGGAAGCTTCCGAACGCGCGCTTCGAGGTCGCCGACGTCGCCGCCGAGTTGCCTGGGGAATTTGACCTCGTGACCGCGTTCGACGTCATCCACGATCTCGCCAAGCCCAAGGTCGTTCTGGCCAACATCTCCCGCGCCCTGCGTCCAGAAGGCGTTTTCCTGATGATGGACATGGCAGCCTCCAGTCGCTTGGAAGAGAACCTCGACCACCCGTTCGGTCCTGCGCTGTACGGGGTGTCGGTGATGCATTGCATGACCGTCTCACTAGCGCAGGGTGGCGAAGGGCTGGGAACGATGTGGGGGGAACAGATGGCGCAGGACTATCTGAAAGAAGCTGGATTCTCCCATGTCCAGGTCCATCATCTGGAAGGCGACCCGATGCACGCCATTTACGTCGCGCGGTCTTAA